From the Lathyrus oleraceus cultivar Zhongwan6 chromosome 4, CAAS_Psat_ZW6_1.0, whole genome shotgun sequence genome, one window contains:
- the LOC127135222 gene encoding protein KTI12 homolog isoform X1, which yields MALVVICGQPCSGKSKAALTLAEALKQSPELKHQVRIIDEACFHLDRNQSYANMPSEKNLRGVLRSEVDRSLSKDTVIIVDSLNSIKGYRYELWCLARAAGIRYCVVYCDVEDNDCRKWNQERREKGEGSYDDVIFEDLVRRFEKPERRNRWDSPLFELRSSDFGSIVDDVVSYITKKVDSKTRDVKILQPTIATQTSRVSDANSLYELDKATQEVTNAIAEAQSRDLGMLPANGVSIGKDLPPINLSRSVGLPELRRLRRTFMKLTGQTSLSARAPPSDSDSAKRMFIDYLNRELGTS from the coding sequence ATGGCACTGGTTGTAATCTGTGGTCAGCCATGCAGTGGAAAGTCTAAAGCTGCACTAACTCTAGCCGAAGCTCTTAAACAATCACCGGAATTGAAACATCAAGTGAGAATCATAGATGAAGCTTGTTTTCACCTTGATCGGAACCAAAGTTACGCCAATATGCCATCGGAGAAGAATTTAAGAGGGGTTCTTAGGTCAGAAGTGGATAGGTCTCTGTCAAAAGATactgttattattgttgattCTTTGAATAGCATTAAGGGTTATCGATATGAGCTATGGTGTTTGGCTCGTGCTGCGGGGATTAGATACTGTGTTGTTTATTGTGATGTTGAAGATAACGATTGTAGAAAATGGAATCAAGAGCGTAGGGAGAAAGGTGAAGGTAGTTACGATGATGTAATATTTGAAGATTTGGTGAGGAGGTTTGAGAAACCGGAGAGAAGAAACCGGTGGGATTCACCTTTGTTTGAGTTGAGATCTTCGGATTTTGGTTCTATTGTAGATGATGTTGTCTCCTACATTACCAAAAAGGTGGACTCGAAAACCCGTGATGTGAAGATATTGCAACCGACAATTGCAACTCAAACTTCACGTGTTTCGGATGCTAATTCTCTCTATGAGCTGGACAAAGCAACGCAAGAGGTTACTAATGCTATAGCAGAAGCGCAATCTCGTGATCTTGGTATGCTACCGGCTAATGGTGTTTCTATAGGGAAAGATTTACCTCCAATCAATCTTTCAAGATCAGTTGGGTTGCCTGAGCTTCGTAGGCTGCGACGCACGTTCATGAAATTAACAGGGCAAACAAGTTTGAGTGCGAGAGCACCTCCTTCGGATTCTGATAGTGCTAAAAGGATGTTTATTGATTACTTGAATAGGGAGCTTGGTACTTCATGA
- the LOC127135222 gene encoding protein KTI12 homolog isoform X2 has translation MPSEKNLRGVLRSEVDRSLSKDTVIIVDSLNSIKGYRYELWCLARAAGIRYCVVYCDVEDNDCRKWNQERREKGEGSYDDVIFEDLVRRFEKPERRNRWDSPLFELRSSDFGSIVDDVVSYITKKVDSKTRDVKILQPTIATQTSRVSDANSLYELDKATQEVTNAIAEAQSRDLGMLPANGVSIGKDLPPINLSRSVGLPELRRLRRTFMKLTGQTSLSARAPPSDSDSAKRMFIDYLNRELGTS, from the coding sequence ATGCCATCGGAGAAGAATTTAAGAGGGGTTCTTAGGTCAGAAGTGGATAGGTCTCTGTCAAAAGATactgttattattgttgattCTTTGAATAGCATTAAGGGTTATCGATATGAGCTATGGTGTTTGGCTCGTGCTGCGGGGATTAGATACTGTGTTGTTTATTGTGATGTTGAAGATAACGATTGTAGAAAATGGAATCAAGAGCGTAGGGAGAAAGGTGAAGGTAGTTACGATGATGTAATATTTGAAGATTTGGTGAGGAGGTTTGAGAAACCGGAGAGAAGAAACCGGTGGGATTCACCTTTGTTTGAGTTGAGATCTTCGGATTTTGGTTCTATTGTAGATGATGTTGTCTCCTACATTACCAAAAAGGTGGACTCGAAAACCCGTGATGTGAAGATATTGCAACCGACAATTGCAACTCAAACTTCACGTGTTTCGGATGCTAATTCTCTCTATGAGCTGGACAAAGCAACGCAAGAGGTTACTAATGCTATAGCAGAAGCGCAATCTCGTGATCTTGGTATGCTACCGGCTAATGGTGTTTCTATAGGGAAAGATTTACCTCCAATCAATCTTTCAAGATCAGTTGGGTTGCCTGAGCTTCGTAGGCTGCGACGCACGTTCATGAAATTAACAGGGCAAACAAGTTTGAGTGCGAGAGCACCTCCTTCGGATTCTGATAGTGCTAAAAGGATGTTTATTGATTACTTGAATAGGGAGCTTGGTACTTCATGA